The Amblyomma americanum isolate KBUSLIRL-KWMA chromosome 5, ASM5285725v1, whole genome shotgun sequence genome window below encodes:
- the LOC144135233 gene encoding uncharacterized protein LOC144135233 has product MQLRLPEDPPDEFERRSSSGRARKARYPDKSWKEKAKARRPDSMIQTLVSNSPPGPPPILEGEQVRNMPRPQAYPVPGQFKRVLPASPSSWQPCSPPSSDMWRTTTRKTHSPNFPQFHRQPFRFR; this is encoded by the exons ATGCAGCTGCGACTACCCGAAGACCCTCCAGATGAGTTCGAGCGCCGGTCCAGCTCCGGCCGCGCGCGAAAGGCCAGGTATCCCGACAAGTCGTGGAAAGAGAAGGCCAAGGCGCGCCGCCCCGACAGCATGATCCAGACGCTGGTGTCCAACTCACCGCCCGGACCGCCGCCCATCCTCGAAGGGGAACAGGTGCGCAACATGCCCAGGCCGCAGGCTTACCCGGTCCCAG GTCAATTCAAGCGGGT TTTACCCGCTTCGCCATCGTCCTGGCAGCCCTGCTCACCACCGTCCTCGGATATGTGGCGTACAACTACACGCAAG ACACATTCCCCGAATTTTCCTCAA TTCCATCGACAACCATTCCGGTTCCGGTGA